One genomic region from Oncorhynchus clarkii lewisi isolate Uvic-CL-2024 chromosome 21, UVic_Ocla_1.0, whole genome shotgun sequence encodes:
- the LOC139379360 gene encoding protein mono-ADP-ribosyltransferase PARP12-like yields the protein MSSYSRVINHATSILCSNKGSLAFQQLHRKVFQRVEITEDDFWYIVKKCSRFVVVRNRERTDEWGTDCVIVAKTSLRLCKNYTKQDCRDCQELHLCKYFVYGNCRFGKGRKQCKFSHDVRSEHNYTLLRECTLHELHEDDLFLLLLQNDPTLLPEVCSHYNKGSGPHGACTFRDGCTKMHMCMHFVQDDCMFGSKCKRQHVIDQHGLRMLEERGLSGDIIKDLPFVYQNLHRLNTPTTPYNAKEHVGELVSRPVIKKEDRKEICLHFIRRNCRFQDQCIRVHFNLPYKWEVFDGNDWIHLHHTEDIERAFCDPRNTHSPGSRPVDFLTMTQESDPVRRLSTVSSVTKPAHYILTTEWLWYYKGDHENWIEFGRSDDKQRMTSLLSRELEEAYLADGSAEVTIMKGHRNYYLSFQDMYQRNPKHNTKRRVRRRPRFISIMEVENKTAP from the exons ATGTCCAGTTACTCCAGAGTAATTAATCATGCCACCAGTATATTATGCAGCAACAAAGGTTCCCTGGCCTTCCAGCAATTGCACAGAAAAGTATTCCAGCGTGTTGAAATAACTGAGGACGACTTTTGGTACATTGTAAAGAAGTGTTCTCGGTTTGTTGTGGTGCGGAACCGAGAGAGAACGGACGAATGGGGAACTGACTGTGTGATTGTTGCAAAAACGTCGCTGCGACTATGCAAAAATTACACAAAACAAGATTGCAGAGATTGCCAGGAGCTTCACCTTTGCAAATATTTTGTTTATGGAAACTGTAGATTTGGGAAAGGCAG GAAGCAGTGCAAGTTCTCACATGACGTGCGTTCAGAGCATAACTACACGCTCCTGAGGGAGTGCACTCTGCATGAGCTGCACGAGGATGACTTGTTCCTGTTACTGCTGCAGAATGATCCCACCCTGCTGCCGGAG GTGTGCTCTCACTACAACAAGGGCTCCGGGCCCCATGGCGCATGTACCTTCAGGGATGGCTGCACCAAGATGCACATGTGCATGCACTTTGTGCAGGACGACTGCATGTTCGGGTCTAAGTGCAAGAGGCAGCACGTCATCGACCAGCATGGCCTTCGCATGCTGGAGGAGAGGGGCCTCAGCGGTGACATCATCAAAGACCTGCCTTTCGTTTACCAGAACCTCCACCGCCTCAACACACCCACTACACCCTACAATGCTAAAG AGCATGTAGGTGAGCTGGTCTCCAGGCCTGTGATCAAGAAAGAGGACAGGAAGGAGATTTGTCTGCATTTCATACGCAGGAACTGTAGATTCCAGG ACCAGTGTATCCGTGTGCATTTTAACCTGCCTTATAAGTGGGAGGTGTTTGATGGGAACGACTGGATACACCTGCATCACACTGAGGACATTGAGAGAGCCTTCTGTGATCCCCGGAACACACACAG tccaGGATCTCGGCCAGTAGACTTCCTAACGATGACACAGGAGTCGGACCCCGTGCGGCGCCTCTCCACGGTTTCCTCGGTAACAAAGCCGGCTCACTACATCCTGACCACTGAGTGGCTGTGGTACTACAAGGGCGACCACGAGAACTGGATTGAGTTTGGAAGATCT GACGATAAACAGCGTATGACCTCCCTCTTGTCCCGGGAGCTGGAGGAAGCGTACCTGGCAGACGGATCTGCTGAGGTCACCATTATGAAAGGTCACCGCAACTACTACCTCAGTTTTCAAG ACATGTACCAGCGGAACCCCAAACACAACACCAAGAGGAGGGTGCGTCGCCGACCACGCTTCATCTCCATCATGGAAGTGGAGAACAAGACTGCAccgtag